The following are encoded together in the Chaetodon auriga isolate fChaAug3 chromosome 4, fChaAug3.hap1, whole genome shotgun sequence genome:
- the LOC143319128 gene encoding lysozyme g-like, whose protein sequence is MGYGNIMDVQTTGASMQTSQQDRLGYSGVRASHAMAQEDAGRMETYRSRINEVGSEHGIDPALIAAIISRESRAGNALKDGWGDYDPVRGVYNAWGLMQVDVNPKGGNHTPEGEWDSKQHLRQATGILVYFIKKMQHKFSGLSKEQQLKGGIAAYNMGDGNVHTYERVDEKTTGRDYSNDVVARAQWYKTHGGF, encoded by the exons ATGG GTTATGGAAACATCATGGACGTTCAGACTACTGGCGCTTCAATGCAAACATCTCAGCAGGATAGGCTGGGCTATTCAG GTGTGAGGGCATCACACGCCATGGCACAAGAAGATGCAGGCAGAATGGAAACGTACAGGTCTAGAATCAACGAAGTGGGAAGTGAACATGGAATCGACCCCGCTCTCATTGCTGCCATCATCTCCAGAGAGTCCAGGGCTGGAAATGCACTCAAAGATGGCTGGGGAGACTATGACCCAGTCAGAGGAGTGTATAATGCCTGGGGATTGATGCAG GTTGATGTTAATCCTAAAGGAGGTAATCACACTCCAGAGGGCGAATGGGACAGTAAGCAACACCTCCGCCAAGCCACCGGGATTTTGGTGTATTTCATCAAAAAGATGCAACACAAATTTTCTGGCCTGAgcaaggagcagcagctgaaag GAGGGATAGCAGCCTACAATATGGGGGATGGAAATGTCCATACTTATGAACGAGTGGATGAAAAAACAACAGGCAGAGACTACTCCAATGATGTTGTTGCCAGAGCTCAGTGGTACAAAACGCATGGAGGCTTTTAA
- the LOC143319129 gene encoding lysozyme g-like produces MADADAERMRRYRRKIDKVGSDYGIDPALIAAIISRESRAGNALEDGWGDYDRVRKAYNGFGLMQVDVNPEGGKHTPEGEWDSEQHLRQATGILVHFIKKMQHKFSGMCKEQQLKGGIAAYNMGDGKVHTYERVDENTTGKDYSNDVVARAQWYKTHNSRWD; encoded by the exons ATGGCAGATGCTGatgcagagagaatgagaagGTACAGGCGTAAAATCGACAAAGTGGGAAGTGATTATGGAATCGACCCCGCCCTCATTGCCGCCATCATCTCCAGAGAGTCCAGGGCTGGAAATGCACTCGAAGATGGCTGGGGAGACTATGACCGAGTCAGAAAAGCGTATAATGGCTTTGGACTGATGCAG GTTGATGTTAATCCTGAAGGAGGTAAACACACTCCAGAGGGCGAATGGGACAGTGAGCAACACCTCCGCCAAGCCACCGGGATTTTGGTGCATTTCATCAAAAAGATGCAACACAAATTTTCTGGCATGTgcaaggagcagcagctgaaag GAGGGATAGCAGCCTACAATATGGGGGATGGAAAAGTCCATACTTATGAACgagtggatgaaaacacaacaggcaAAGACTACTCCAATGATGTTGTTGCCAGAGCTCAGTGGTACAAAACACATAACAGTAGATGGGACTGA
- the LOC143319245 gene encoding lysozyme g-like, with amino-acid sequence MGYGNIMDVQTTGASMQTSQQDRLGYSGVRASHAMAQEDAGRMETYRSRINEVGSEHGIDPALIAAIISRESRAGNALKDGWGDYDPVRGVYNAWGLMQVDVNPKGGNHTPEGEWDSKQHLRQATGILVHFIKKMQHKFSGLSKEQQLKGGIAAYNMGDGNVHTYERVDEKTTGRDYSNDVVARAQWYKTHGGF; translated from the exons ATGG GTTATGGAAACATCATGGACGTTCAGACTACTGGCGCTTCAATGCAAACATCTCAGCAGGATAGGCTGGGCTATTCAG GTGTGAGGGCATCACACGCCATGGCACAAGAAGATGCAGGCAGAATGGAAACGTACAGGTCTAGAATCAACGAAGTGGGAAGTGAACATGGAATCGACCCCGCTCTCATTGCTGCCATCATCTCCAGAGAGTCCAGGGCTGGAAATGCACTCAAAGATGGCTGGGGAGACTATGACCCAGTCAGAGGAGTGTATAATGCCTGGGGATTGATGCAG GTTGATGTTAATCCTAAAGGAGGTAATCACACTCCAGAGGGCGAATGGGACAGTAAGCAACACCTCCGCCAAGCCACCGGGATTTTGGTGCATTTCATCAAAAAGATGCAACACAAATTTTCTGGCCTGAgcaaggagcagcagctgaaag GAGGGATAGCAGCCTACAATATGGGGGATGGAAATGTCCATACTTATGAACGCGTGGATGAAAAAACAACAGGCAGAGACTACTCCAATGATGTTGTTGCCAGAGCTCAGTGGTACAAAACACATGGAGGCTTTTAA
- the LOC143319244 gene encoding N-acetylmuramoyl-L-alanine amidase-like, producing MTLFGLSFFVLSLSYFFPVHSRLVGVHLRNMDSFIRAVQQVEDSNPGLCPLALVRALRRTAGHDDAMTIHFLGASNNLSDTEVLETAILNASSFSFFDKAIHHIVTDHGEERGVVLTPDGTTVALAPLLLGIESGLKAKLEGTPAVGIFPLTLGRTLGLTFLSLQDFPPSYRLGPNGCWDNVEHPKVFKLSRPATLATDAVINGGMDGAILGTDLSNLPAHEQPQALSETLKGYYSFTLHGQGLDAVTNHVSPRRREISRSILEPLDALHSQVMETLALVWKLEKTEWIALDTGIGKAVKDGLQTFVHKYWDCPQIISRCQWGAKASRGTPLPLSLPLQFLYVHHTDEPSSPCLSFPNCSRNMRSMQRFHQEDRGWGDIGYSFVVGSDGYVYEGRGWYQLGRHTRGHNDIGYGVSIVGNYTSTLPSRHAMDLLRHRLVQCGVDGGRLAANFTIHGHRQVVNYTTCPGDAFFSEIRSWQHFKE from the exons ATGACTTTATTTGGACTATcgttttttgttctgtctttatcCTATTTCTTTCCCGTTCACAGCAGGCTGGTAG GTGTCCACCTGCGCAACATGGACAGCTTCATCCGAGCCGTGCAGCAGGTTGAAGACTCTAACCCTGGTCTGTGCCCTCTGGCTCTCGTCAGGGCCCTGCGGAGGACCGCTGGCCACGACGATGCGATGACCATCCATTTCTTGGGTGCATCAAATAATCTCAGTGATACTGAGGTCCTAGAGACAGCCATTCTCAATGCCTCATCCTTTAGCTTTTTTGACAAGGCCATCCACCACATTGTGACGGATCACGGAGAGGAACGAGGGGTGGTCCTCACTCCAGATGGCACCACGGTAGCTCTTGCACCCTTGCTGCTAGGAATCGAATCAGGCCTGAAAGCCAAACTGGAGGGCACCCCAGCTGTTGGGATCTTCCCTCTCACCTTAGGCAGGACACTGGGTCTGACCTTCCTCAGCCTCCAGGACTTCCCGCCATCTTATCGCCTGGGGCCTAACGGGTGCTGGGACAATGTGGAGCACCCTAAAGTGTTCAAGCTATCTCGGCCTGCCACTCTGGCTACTGATGCTGTTATTAATGGGGGTATGGATGGAGCTATACTGGGCACAGACCTCAGCAACCTACCTGCACATGAGCAGCCGCAGGCCCTCAGTGAGACTCTGAAAGGGTACTATAGTTTTACCCTGCATGGGCAGGGTCTTGATGCTGTGACCAACCATGTTAGCCCTAGGCGAAGGGAGATCTCTAGATCCATTCTGGAGCCACTTGATGCACTTCACAGCCAGGTGATGGAGACACTAGCACTCGTCTGGAAGTTGGAGAAGACGGAATGGATTGCTCTGGACACCGGGATTGGGAAGGCAGTGAAGGATGGATTGCAGACATTTGTGCACAAGTACTGGG aCTGTCCTCAAATCATCTCTCGTTGTCAGTGGGGGGCAAAAGCCTCCAGGGGTACGCCGCTCCCACTGTCTCTGCCCCTCCAGTTTCTCTATGTTCACCACACCGATGAGCCATCCTCGCCCTGTTTATCCTTCCCGAACTGCTCTCGCAACATGAGATCTATGCAGCGTTTCCACCAGGAAGATCGTGGCTGGGGCGACATAGGATACAG CTTCGTGGTCGGCTCTGACGGCTACGTCTATGAAGGCAGAGGTTGGTACCAGCTCGGCAGACACACCAGGGGGCACAATGACATCGGGTACGGCGTGTCAATCGTTGGTAACTACACTTCCACCCTGCCATCTCGCCATGCCATGGACCTGTTGCGCCATCGTCTAGTCCAATGTGGAGTAGATGGAGGAAGACTAGCTGCCAACTTCACCATCCACGGCCACAGACAAGTGGTGAATTACACCACCTGCCCTGGAGATGCCTTCTTTTCAGAAATAAGAAGCTGGCAACACTTCAAGGAATGA
- the trappc5 gene encoding trafficking protein particle complex subunit 5 yields the protein METRFTRGKSAILERPLSRPKTEVSVSAFALLFSEVVQYCQSRVYSVSELQARLSELGQRVGASLLDVLVLREKNGKRETKVLNILLFIKVSVWRALFGKEADKLEQANDDDKTYYIIEKEPLVNMYISIPKENSTLNCAAFTGGIVEAILTHSGFPAKVTVHWHKGTTLMIKFSEAVIARDKALEGR from the exons ATGGAGACTCGATTCACTCGAGGCAAGTCTGCTATTTTGGAGCGGCCACTGAGCCGACCGAAAACCGAAGTGAGTGTGAGCGCCTTCGCCCTGCTGTTCTCGGAGGTGGTGCAGTACTGCCAGAGCAGGGTGTACTCGGTGTCCGAGCTGCAGGCTCGCCTGTCCGAGCTGGGTCAGCGGGTGGGAGCCAGTCTGCTGGACGTGCTGGTTCTGAGGGAGAAGAACGGCAAGAGGGAGACCAAAGTACTGAACATACTGCTGTTCATCAAG GTATCTGTGTGGAGAGCCTTGTTTGGCAAGGAGGCAGACAAGCTGGAGCAGGCCAACGACGATGACAAGACCTACTACATCATCGAAAAAGAGCCGCTCGTCAACATGTACATCTCCATCCCTAAGGAGAACAGCACCTTGAACTGTGCAGCCTTCACCGGAGGCATCGTAGAGGCCATCCTCACCCACAGCGGCTTCCCCGCCAAAGTCACCGTCCACTGGCACAAGGGCACCACACTCATGATCAAGTTCAGTGAGGCGGTGATCGCCAGAGACAAAGCACTGGAAGGCAGATAG